Proteins from a genomic interval of Phocoena phocoena chromosome 20, mPhoPho1.1, whole genome shotgun sequence:
- the PLEKHG4 gene encoding puratrophin-1, whose translation MEGPLEDGDESSASQGHATDWRFAVCSFRDAWDEGEPALQMQDPNPPSPPAGAAQGEGLQGSPLPGELQSTPGQKVADGSGDGQRGVLGGSLVQQEEPASSGMEILLCPMFSHLSLAQGENDSQGGGLAGDSVSGRAMPIRLDPEGLDSDPVNLRDLSETSSELLEADSNGSRLLKSTDCLLAQDLAWELLASGLAALPGTRDVEGRAVLLLSAHNPAWLHPKCSSHELIRLLLYLRSIPRPKVQALGLTVLVDARICSPISSLFWGLSQLQEAAPGSVHQVLLMGKMPQEVPSGLQLEQLSSDQSLLTHISTSGLPTSLGGGLPYCHQAWLGFRMRLETLQQSCQVLCALLQGAIESMKAVPQPMESGEVGRLLQQARVLMQHVLDSPQLAWLQCQGALELAWLKQEVPEVTLSPDYRPAVDEVEELYGRVDGLLHQLTLQSNQRVQALELVQMLEAQEGELHQIEVWLQQVGWPALEEPREPSLDMLLQAQGPFGDLDRIAQEQVRRGEKLLQPLVGWDAAELGPAGARFLTLQAQLTDFCRALAQRRQRLADAEKLLQLFRQALMWAEEGQRVLAELEQERPGVVLQRLQLHWTKHPDLPPAHFRKMWALATGLGSEGIRQECRWAWARCQDTWLALDQKLEAAVKPPLTGSTTSLCVSRVLAVPATPPLRKAYSLDRNLGLSLRESAHHCHHEAIVAACQRPEAGVGAQSGSCPTMPPPGGSEPRSPNRLQLVLAEMVATEREYVRALDYTMENYFPELDRPDVPQGLRGQRTHLFGNLEKLRDFHRHFFLRELEACTQHPPRVAYAFLRHRVQFGMYALYSKNKPCSDALMTSYGHIFFRDKQQALGDHLDLASYLLKPIQRMSKYTLLLQELARACGGTVPELSALRAAQSLVRFQLRHGNDLLAMDAIQGCDVNLKEQGQLVRQDEFTVCSGRHKSLRRVFLFEELLLFSKPRRGPKGIDTFAYKRSFKMADLGLTECSGDSNLRFEVWFRRRKARDTFVLQAASLATKQAWTADISRLLWRQAVHNKEVRMAEMVSLGVGNKAFQDIAPSKEAINDRTVNYILKCQEVRSRASIAVAPFDYDSPYLGASSSLSEDPASCSVLGSLNLHLYRDPAVLGFRWPLYSTSFPEEAVLETEAELGSQPSLIPEDSEVSSQCPSASGSSGSDSSCVSGQALGRGLEDLSYVSSI comes from the exons ATGGAAGGGCCCCTGGAGGATGGGGATGAGTCCTCAGCCTCCCAGGGCCACGCCACCGACTGGAGGTTTGCTGTGTGCAGTTTCAGAGATGCCTGGGATGAGGGGGAACCTGCTCTCCAGATGCAGGACCCCAATCCTCCGAGCCCACCAGCAGGGGCAGCCCAGGGGGAAGGGCTACAGGGCAGCCCTCTGCCTGGTGAGCTTCAGTCAACTCCAGGACAGAAGGTTGCAGATGGGTCGGGGGATGGCCAGAGGGGTGTATTAGGAGGTTCCTTAGTCCAGCAGGAGGAGCCAGCCTCCTCTGGAATGGAGATCCTCCTATGCCCAATGTTCTCCCACCTTAGTCTGGCACAGGGTGAAAATGACAGCCAAGGAGGAGGCTTGGCAGGGGACTCAGTTTCAGGCAGGGCAATGCCAATCCGCTTGGACCCTGAAGGGTTGGACAGTGACCCTGTGAACCTCAGGGATCTTTCTGAGACATCATCAGAGCTACTGGAGGCAG ACTCCAACGGATCCAGGCTCCTTAAGTCCACTGACTGCCTCCTGGCCCAAGACCTTGCCTGGGAGCTGCTTGCCAGTGGCCTGGCTGCCCTGCCAG GCACTCGGGATGTAGAAGGCAGGGCAGTGCTGCTTCTGAGTGCCCATAACCCGGCCTGGCTTCACCCCAAGTGCAGCAGCCATGAACTCATCCGCCTCCTGCTCTACCTGCGAAGCATCCCCAG GCCCAAAGTACAGGCCCTGGGACTGACCGTGTTAGTGGATGCCCGAATTTGTTCCccaatctcttccctcttctggggGCTCAGCCAGCTGCAA GAAGCAGCCCCAGGGTCGGTGCACCAGGTGCTGCTAATGGGAAAGATGCCTCAGGAGGTGCCTTCAGGGCTGCAG ttAGAACAGCTGTCCTCTGATCAGAGCCTGCTGACCCACATCTCCACCTCAGGGTTGCCCACTTCACTAGGAGGAGGCCTGCCTTACTGCCACCAGGCCTGGCTGGGCTTCCGGATG CGTCTGGAAACCCTACAGCAGAGCTGCCAGGTGCTTTGTGCCCTGCTCCAGGGGGCCATTGAGAGCATGAAGGCTGTGCCCCAGCCCATGGAGTCTGGG GAAGTCGGTCGGCTGCTGCAGCAGGCACGGGTCCTGATGCAGCATGTGCTAGACTCACCTCAGTTGGCATGGCTACAGTGCCAGGGAGCCTTGGAGCTGGCATGGCTGAAGCAGGAGGTTCCAGAGGTGACCCTGAGCCCAGACTACAG GCCTGCAGTGGACGAGGTTGAGGAGCTGTATGGTCGTGTGGATGGATTGCTGCACCAACTGACCCTGCAGAGTAACCAGCGAGTACAAGCACTGGAGTTGGTCCAGAtgctggaggcccaggagggcGAGCTGCACCAG ATTGAAGTGTGGCTACAGCAGGTGGGTTGGCCAGCACTTGAGGAGCCAAGGGAACCCTCATTGGACATGCTGCTTCAGGCCCAAGGCCCTTTTGGGGACCTGGACCGAATTGCCCAG GAGCAGGTCAGGCGAGGGGAGAAACTTCTGCAGCCACTGGTTGGCTGGGATGCAGCTGAACTGGGCCCCGCTGGGGCCCGCTTTCTGACCCTGCAAGCCCAGCTGACTGACTTCTGTAGGGCTTTAGCCCAGCGGCGGCAGCGGCTGGCGGATGCTGAGAAGCTGTTGCAGCTCTTTAGGCAG GCCTTGATGTGGGCTGAGGAGGGGCAGCGGGTGTTGGCAGAGCTGGAACAGGAACGCCCAGGGGTTGTGCTGCAACGGCTGCAGTTGCATTGGACCAAGCATCCTGACTTGCCTCCTGCCCACTTCCGAAAGATGTGGGCTCTAGCCACAGGGCTGGGATCTGAGGGTATCCGCCAGGAgtgccgctgggcctgggcgcgGTGCCAGGACACCTGGCTGGCCCTGGACCAGAAGTTGGAAGCTGCTGTGAAGCCACCACTGACAGGTAGCACCACTAGCTTGTGTGTCAGCCGGGTGCTGGCTGTACCTGCTACCCCTCCCCTGAGGAAGGCATACAGCCTTGATCGGAATCTGGGACTGAGTCTCAGAGAATctgcccaccactgccaccatGAGGCCATTGTGGCTGCCTGCCAAAGACCAGAGGCTGGAGTTGGTGCCCAGTCAGGGTCATGCCCCACCATGCCTCCGCCAGGTGGCTCTGAACCCAGGAGTCCCAACAG ACTCCAGCTGGTGCTGGCGGAGATGGTGGCTACAGAGCGGGAGTATGTCCGTGCTCTTGACTATACCATGGAGAACTACTTCCCCGAGCTGGATCGCCCTGATGTGCCCCAGGGCCTCCGTGGCCAGCGCACCCACCTCTTTGGCAACCTGGAGAAGCTGCGGGACTTCCACCGCCATTTCTTCTTGCGTGAGCTGGAGGCCTGTACCCAGCACCCACCCCGGGTGGCCTATGCTTTCCTGCGCCAT AGGGTGCAGTTTGGGATGTACGCACTCTACAGCAAGAATAAACCATGCTCCGATGCCCTGATGACCAGCTATGGTCACATCTTTTTCAGG GACAAGCAGCAAGCACTGGGGGACCACTTGGACTTGGCCTCCTATCTGCTGAAGCCCATCCAGCGCATGAGCAAGTACACACTGCTGCTGCAAGAGCTGGCACGGGCCTGCGGGGGAACCGTGCCAGAGCTGAGTGCCCTGCGGGCTGCCCAGAGCCTCGTGCGCTTCCAGCTGCGACACGGCAATGACTTGCTAGCCATGGATGCCATCCAGGGCTGTGAC GTCAACCTCAAGGAACAGGGGCAGTTGGTCCGACAGGATGAGTTCACGGTGTGCTCTGGGCGCCACAAGTCCCTGCGTCGTGTTTTCCTCTTTGAGGAGCTGTTGCTTTTCAGCAAGCCTCGCCGAGGACCCAAAGGCATCGACACATTTGCCTACAAGCGCTCCTTCAAG ATGGCAGACCTTGGCCTCACTGAGTGCTCTGGGGATAGCAACCTGCGCTTTGAGGTCTGGTTTCGCCGTCGCAAGGCCAGGGACACCTTTGTGCTACAAGCTGCCAGCTTGGCCACGAAGCAGGCTTGGACAGCTGACATCTCCCGCCTGCTCTGGAGGCAGGCTGTCCACAACAAGG AGGTGCGCATGGCTGAGATGGTGTCCTTGGGTGTGGGGAACAAGGCCTTCCAGGACATCGCCCCCAGCAAAGAAGCTATCAACGACCGCACCGTCAACTATATCCTGAAGTGCCAAG AAGTTCGCTCTCGGGCCTCCATTGCTGTGGCCCCATTTGACTATGACAGCCCTTACCTGGGGGCCTCAAGCTCCCTTTCTGAAGATCCTGCTTCTTGCTCTGTACTGGGGTCCCTCAACCTGCATCTGTACAGAGACCCAGCTGTTCTGGGCTTCCGCTGGCCCCTGTATTCCACCAGCTTCCCAGAGGAAGCAGTACTGGAGACTGAAGCTGAGCTGGGCAGCCAGCCATCTTTGA TTCCTGAGGACTCAGAGGTCTCCTCCCAGTGCCCGTCAGCCAGTGGCTCCAGTGGCTCGGACAGCAGCTGTGTGTCAGGGCAGGCCCTGGGCAGGGGCCTGGAGGACTTGTCCTATGTGAGTTCCATTTAG